The following coding sequences lie in one Methylotuvimicrobium alcaliphilum 20Z genomic window:
- the murB gene encoding UDP-N-acetylmuramate dehydrogenase → MKSVRDEIKGRLLAHEKLAKYTSWRVGGEADWMFIPQDKQDLINFIKSQHGREPLFWLGLGSNLLVRDGGIRGTVINTRNRLKRMSKKDGSIVYVEAGVPCALIARYCGEQGMVGAEFLAGIPGTLGGALKMNAGAFGGETWAIVDSVETVDAFGQIRQRNRPDYDIAYRSVSGPAQEWFLSAELRLEPGDVAESQQKIKILLERRNQTQPTNQPSCGSVFKNPPGDFAARLIEACGLKGYRIGGAEVSAKHANFIVNTGGANAADIETLIGYVQDTVETMQGIRLLTEVCVVGESL, encoded by the coding sequence ATGAAATCAGTGCGTGATGAAATAAAGGGGCGGTTACTTGCTCATGAAAAATTAGCCAAATATACCAGTTGGCGGGTAGGCGGCGAGGCCGACTGGATGTTTATACCGCAGGATAAACAAGACCTGATCAATTTTATAAAGTCGCAGCATGGCAGAGAGCCGCTTTTTTGGTTGGGTCTAGGCAGTAATTTGTTGGTTAGGGATGGCGGTATTCGCGGGACGGTCATCAATACGCGTAACCGACTGAAGCGCATGAGTAAAAAAGATGGATCTATCGTATATGTCGAAGCCGGCGTTCCTTGTGCATTAATCGCCAGATATTGCGGCGAACAAGGCATGGTTGGCGCCGAATTCCTAGCGGGTATTCCCGGCACTCTCGGCGGTGCGTTGAAAATGAACGCGGGGGCTTTTGGCGGTGAGACCTGGGCTATCGTTGACAGCGTTGAAACGGTTGATGCGTTCGGACAAATTAGACAACGAAACCGCCCGGATTACGACATAGCCTATCGTTCGGTATCGGGTCCGGCGCAAGAATGGTTTTTGTCCGCCGAGTTGAGACTGGAACCGGGGGATGTGGCCGAGAGCCAGCAAAAAATAAAGATATTGTTGGAACGACGCAATCAGACACAACCGACCAACCAGCCGAGTTGCGGCTCGGTATTCAAAAATCCGCCGGGCGATTTTGCCGCTCGGCTGATAGAAGCATGCGGATTGAAGGGCTACCGTATTGGAGGCGCCGAAGTATCGGCCAAGCACGCTAACTTCATCGTCAATACAGGCGGTGCAAACGCGGCGGATATCGAAACGTTGATCGGTTATGTCCAAGACACCGTGGAAACAATGCAGGGGATAAGATTGCTAACAGAAGTTTGTGTGGTGGGTGAATCTTTATGA
- the murC gene encoding UDP-N-acetylmuramate--L-alanine ligase produces the protein MNLPRVKMPTKALGNIDRIHFVGIGGTGMSGIAEVLSNLGYQVSGSDLKESAATKRLVELGVSVTIGHRRENISDADVVVVSSAVDRSNAEIDEAVIKRIPVIPRAEMLAELMRFRFGIAVAGTHGKTTTTSLIASILAEAGLDPTFVIGGRLNSAGANAKLGQGHYLVAEADESDASFLFLQPMMAVVTNIDQDHMATYQGSYSNLKDTFIKFIHQLPFYGLAVMCIDDEGVREVLSQMSKPFKTYGVDKQADVRAVEVVQDGMFTSFIVLRAGGYEPLKVTLNMPGWHNMLNALAAIAIATALDVDDAAIVKSLQAFKGVGRRFQIHGDLPIDKGRLTMVDDYGHHPREIAATLEAVRQAWPNRREVIVFQPHRYTRTRDLFEDFVQVLSSVDVLILLDVYPAGEAPITGADGRALSRAIRVRGQVDPVFVEDLEELPEILAGILQAGDVLLTMGAGNVGQIATDLPEQLAAALEHR, from the coding sequence ATGAATCTTCCTAGAGTCAAAATGCCGACCAAGGCCTTAGGTAACATTGATCGCATTCATTTCGTCGGTATCGGCGGTACCGGTATGAGTGGAATTGCCGAAGTTTTATCGAACTTAGGCTACCAGGTTTCAGGATCGGATCTTAAGGAAAGCGCTGCTACCAAAAGATTGGTTGAACTAGGTGTTAGCGTCACTATCGGACATCGCCGAGAGAATATCAGCGATGCCGATGTGGTTGTCGTTTCGTCGGCAGTCGACCGTAGCAATGCGGAAATCGACGAAGCCGTTATTAAGCGAATCCCGGTTATTCCGCGCGCCGAAATGCTTGCCGAATTAATGCGTTTCCGTTTCGGCATTGCTGTCGCCGGAACGCATGGAAAGACGACGACGACCAGTTTGATCGCGAGCATCCTAGCCGAAGCCGGCCTGGATCCGACTTTCGTAATTGGCGGACGGTTGAACAGTGCAGGCGCGAATGCCAAGCTCGGACAAGGACATTATTTGGTTGCCGAAGCCGATGAAAGCGATGCTTCGTTTTTATTTTTACAGCCGATGATGGCGGTCGTGACCAATATCGATCAGGACCATATGGCGACCTATCAAGGCAGCTATAGCAATTTAAAAGATACTTTCATCAAGTTCATTCATCAATTGCCGTTTTACGGATTGGCGGTGATGTGTATCGATGATGAGGGTGTTCGAGAAGTGTTGTCGCAGATGTCCAAACCCTTCAAGACTTACGGAGTTGATAAACAAGCAGATGTTCGGGCCGTTGAGGTCGTTCAAGACGGTATGTTTACGAGCTTCATAGTATTGCGTGCCGGAGGCTACGAACCGCTTAAGGTAACCTTGAATATGCCGGGTTGGCATAACATGCTCAATGCATTGGCGGCGATTGCGATCGCGACGGCTTTGGATGTCGACGACGCGGCCATTGTTAAAAGCCTGCAAGCATTTAAAGGTGTTGGAAGACGGTTTCAAATACATGGTGATTTGCCGATCGATAAGGGCAGATTAACGATGGTCGACGATTACGGGCATCATCCACGCGAAATTGCAGCGACGTTGGAAGCTGTGCGACAGGCATGGCCGAATCGGCGGGAAGTCATTGTCTTTCAACCGCATCGCTATACCCGCACTCGGGATTTGTTCGAGGATTTCGTACAAGTGCTGTCGAGCGTCGATGTCTTGATCTTGCTCGATGTTTATCCGGCAGGAGAAGCTCCGATTACCGGTGCCGACGGGCGGGCCTTGAGTCGCGCGATCAGGGTTAGAGGGCAAGTTGATCCTGTTTTCGTCGAAGACTTGGAAGAGCTACCGGAAATATTGGCAGGCATTTTACAAGCCGGCGACGTATTGCTGACAATGGGGGCAGGCAATGTCGGACAAATTGCCACCGACTTGCCGGAGCAATTGGCGGCAGCGCTGGAACATCGTTGA
- the murG gene encoding undecaprenyldiphospho-muramoylpentapeptide beta-N-acetylglucosaminyltransferase yields MGARILIMAGGTGGHVFPALAVANYLAEQGWQMSWLGTKGGLESRVVPAHKIDIDWLSVAGVRGKGLFSKIKAVLLLIKACGQAWRILRRRKPDVVLGMGGFVSGPGGLMAKLMGIPLVIHEQNRVPGTTNRLLAKWANRVLEAFPGSFDKKINALWSGNPLRKELIGIPEKKEHQPGDAVRLLVIGGSQGAQVLNQVVPDAVAVVSGLKVRHQTGEIMRTQVEQRYQELGVDAEVSAFIEDMAEAYRWADIAVCRAGAMTVSELAAAGIPAVLIPLPHAIDDHQNANARYLADVGGAMILPQKDLSPETLAERIKDVVERLAEMGKKTRACAKLDATEAVALCCQAEVGR; encoded by the coding sequence TTGGGCGCGCGTATCTTAATCATGGCCGGTGGAACCGGCGGGCATGTGTTTCCGGCACTGGCGGTAGCCAATTATCTTGCCGAACAAGGCTGGCAAATGAGTTGGCTCGGTACAAAAGGCGGCTTGGAAAGCCGCGTCGTTCCGGCGCACAAAATTGACATCGATTGGCTGTCGGTGGCAGGTGTTCGCGGCAAAGGGCTATTCTCGAAAATCAAGGCCGTATTGTTGTTGATAAAAGCCTGCGGGCAAGCGTGGCGGATTTTGCGCCGCCGCAAGCCGGATGTCGTTTTGGGTATGGGCGGCTTTGTCTCGGGGCCGGGGGGGTTAATGGCTAAATTAATGGGCATTCCTCTGGTGATTCATGAACAAAACCGAGTGCCGGGTACGACTAACCGCTTGTTAGCCAAATGGGCTAACCGAGTGCTGGAAGCGTTTCCAGGAAGCTTCGATAAAAAAATAAATGCATTATGGAGCGGCAATCCGCTACGTAAAGAATTGATAGGGATTCCTGAAAAAAAAGAGCATCAGCCCGGAGATGCGGTCAGGTTGCTGGTTATCGGCGGTAGTCAGGGGGCGCAGGTGCTGAATCAAGTCGTTCCGGATGCGGTTGCGGTCGTGAGCGGATTGAAAGTCAGGCATCAAACAGGCGAAATCATGCGTACTCAAGTCGAACAGCGTTATCAAGAATTAGGCGTCGATGCGGAAGTATCCGCATTTATCGAAGATATGGCAGAGGCTTACCGATGGGCCGATATCGCGGTGTGCCGGGCCGGGGCAATGACGGTCAGCGAATTGGCTGCAGCCGGTATTCCGGCTGTGTTGATTCCATTACCGCATGCGATCGACGATCATCAAAACGCGAATGCGCGCTATTTGGCCGATGTCGGAGGCGCCATGATTCTACCGCAAAAAGATTTATCGCCCGAAACTTTGGCCGAGCGAATCAAGGACGTGGTCGAGCGTTTGGCTGAAATGGGCAAGAAAACGAGAGCCTGCGCCAAGCTGGATGCGACAGAGGCTGTGGCATTGTGTTGTCAAGCGGAGGTCGGACGATGA
- the ftsW gene encoding putative lipid II flippase FtsW, which yields MSLQIAPIKAGRFYFDPLLLAVITGLLLIGYVMVSSSSLHLGAKLDNNSLLYPTKQMIHIGLGLVLAAGVFTVPLRKWEQWGPNLFVFGLGLLVLVLIPGLGVRVNGAVRWLSIGGFRIQVSEVVKLISVIYMASYVTRYEDSVRNSSFGLLKPLLLFTVACVLLLMEPDFGSAVVILIIALGVMFLAGARLWQFGILLASVLAIAAMLVIVSPYRLRRVISFLDPWADPQDTGFQLVQALISFGRGEWFGVGLGSGIQKLFYLPEAHTDFLFSVIAEELGLLGVVTVIVLFALLVWRAIDIGAKAEAVGNKFAAFIAYGIGIWFGFQSFINMGVNMGMLPTKGLTLPLMSYGGGSMIVMCCAVAILCRVNSEVQEMTASQPKRRPVWARVS from the coding sequence ATGAGCCTTCAGATAGCGCCAATTAAAGCCGGCCGGTTTTATTTCGATCCGTTATTGCTTGCTGTAATTACGGGATTATTGCTCATCGGTTATGTGATGGTGTCGTCTTCTTCGTTGCACTTGGGCGCGAAGCTGGACAACAACAGCCTACTTTATCCGACCAAGCAGATGATCCATATCGGGCTGGGTTTGGTGTTGGCGGCGGGTGTTTTTACCGTGCCGCTCAGAAAATGGGAGCAATGGGGGCCGAATTTATTCGTATTCGGTCTGGGTTTGTTGGTATTGGTATTGATACCGGGGCTTGGCGTCAGGGTCAATGGTGCGGTTCGATGGTTGTCGATAGGCGGATTCCGTATCCAGGTTTCGGAAGTCGTAAAATTGATTTCGGTCATTTATATGGCGAGTTATGTCACGCGTTACGAGGACTCGGTTAGAAACTCCTCGTTCGGCTTGCTTAAGCCATTGTTATTGTTCACGGTCGCATGCGTATTGTTGCTGATGGAGCCCGATTTCGGCTCGGCAGTCGTGATTCTGATTATTGCCTTGGGCGTGATGTTTTTGGCTGGCGCCCGTTTATGGCAATTCGGCATCTTATTGGCCTCGGTTTTAGCGATAGCTGCGATGCTGGTGATTGTTTCGCCCTATCGTCTACGGCGAGTGATCAGTTTTTTGGATCCCTGGGCTGATCCGCAGGACACCGGTTTTCAATTGGTTCAGGCGTTGATATCGTTTGGGCGGGGCGAGTGGTTTGGTGTAGGACTCGGTAGCGGGATTCAAAAATTGTTTTATTTGCCCGAGGCGCATACCGATTTTTTGTTTTCGGTGATTGCCGAGGAATTGGGTTTATTGGGTGTCGTCACGGTCATTGTACTATTCGCACTATTGGTTTGGCGCGCCATTGATATCGGCGCTAAAGCCGAAGCGGTCGGCAACAAATTCGCGGCATTCATTGCCTACGGAATCGGGATTTGGTTCGGCTTCCAGTCGTTCATCAATATGGGCGTCAACATGGGTATGTTGCCGACTAAGGGTTTAACTTTGCCTCTGATGAGTTACGGGGGCGGCAGTATGATCGTGATGTGTTGTGCGGTGGCAATATTGTGTCGAGTCAATAGCGAAGTTCAGGAAATGACTGCAAGCCAGCCTAAAAGGAGGCCGGTTTGGGCGCGCGTATCTTAA
- the murD gene encoding UDP-N-acetylmuramoyl-L-alanine--D-glutamate ligase produces MTMNVVNTATALSEKFGLDSANSRVLVVGAGETGLSVARFLDAQGIRFAIVDSRAKPPLLDKLLENLPDAAVFTGGFDADAFKVATHLIVSPGVSLREDSIVKAHAQGAKIIGDIDLLAACAAAPIVAITGSNGKSTVTTMLGAMAKEAGKKTAVGGNLGTPALDLLAPDIELYILELSSFQLERTEILNASAATVLNISPDHLDRYDNVAEYAREKQKIFRGTGAMVLNADDPLVIDMAVPGRKISTFSINSEAEFHLAWDGHKGYLMQNHKRLMMLDELPLEGLHNAANALAAIALGTAIGLDEQSMCKALKKFKGLEHRMQRVAVKNGITWVNDSKATNIGACVAALEGYTRQVILIAGGDAKGADMNELVPAIQRKAKSVILMGKDGPLIEQALNGSVPIYKAENVARAVKIAAEIADEGDTVLLSPACASLDQYKSYKERGEKFATAVMELNA; encoded by the coding sequence ATGACGATGAATGTAGTCAATACAGCCACGGCATTATCCGAAAAGTTTGGTCTGGATTCGGCCAATTCCAGAGTGCTGGTAGTCGGAGCCGGCGAAACGGGGTTATCGGTCGCTCGCTTCTTAGATGCACAAGGGATACGCTTTGCCATCGTCGACAGCCGGGCAAAGCCGCCGCTGCTCGACAAGCTATTGGAAAACCTGCCCGATGCAGCAGTGTTTACCGGCGGTTTCGATGCCGATGCTTTTAAAGTGGCGACTCATTTGATTGTCAGCCCCGGCGTGTCGCTTAGAGAAGATTCGATCGTCAAGGCGCATGCGCAAGGCGCTAAAATCATCGGCGATATCGATTTGTTGGCGGCCTGTGCAGCGGCGCCGATCGTCGCGATTACCGGATCGAACGGTAAAAGTACTGTAACGACCATGCTCGGCGCAATGGCTAAGGAAGCCGGAAAAAAAACGGCAGTCGGCGGTAACCTGGGAACGCCGGCGTTGGACTTATTGGCGCCGGACATCGAACTTTATATTTTGGAATTATCCAGTTTTCAATTGGAACGTACCGAGATACTGAATGCTTCTGCGGCGACAGTGTTGAATATATCGCCGGATCATTTGGACCGATATGACAATGTCGCTGAATATGCTCGGGAAAAACAAAAAATATTTCGGGGCACCGGCGCTATGGTTTTGAATGCCGATGATCCCTTGGTTATCGATATGGCCGTGCCGGGTCGGAAGATTTCGACGTTTTCAATCAATAGCGAGGCGGAATTCCATTTGGCTTGGGATGGCCATAAAGGATATTTGATGCAGAATCACAAGCGGTTGATGATGCTGGACGAGTTGCCGCTTGAAGGACTGCATAATGCCGCGAATGCATTGGCGGCAATAGCGTTGGGTACGGCGATCGGTTTGGACGAACAATCGATGTGCAAAGCATTAAAAAAATTTAAAGGTTTAGAGCATCGCATGCAGCGAGTTGCCGTTAAAAACGGCATCACTTGGGTTAACGATTCAAAGGCAACGAATATCGGTGCTTGCGTTGCCGCATTGGAAGGTTATACCCGTCAGGTGATTTTGATAGCAGGTGGCGATGCAAAGGGCGCGGACATGAACGAATTAGTCCCGGCGATCCAACGCAAGGCAAAAAGCGTGATCCTAATGGGCAAGGACGGGCCTTTAATCGAGCAAGCATTGAATGGCAGCGTGCCCATTTATAAAGCTGAAAATGTCGCCCGGGCAGTGAAAATTGCTGCCGAAATTGCCGATGAAGGCGATACCGTATTGCTTTCTCCGGCTTGCGCGAGTCTCGATCAATATAAAAGCTATAAAGAACGCGGCGAAAAATTTGCGACCGCAGTTATGGAGCTAAATGCATGA
- the mraY gene encoding phospho-N-acetylmuramoyl-pentapeptide-transferase, producing the protein MLLYLTEYLMTLDSAFRVFQYLTMRAILGALTALIISLVIGPFMIKKLTRRKIGQCVRTDGPKTHFDKAGTPTMGGALILVAVGISTLLWSNLDNRYVWVIFIVTMGFGIIGFVDDYKKVMLGNSDGLSARAKYFWQSLIGMSAAVYLFVTASTPAETQFIVPFFKDVGIEMGWLYIVMTYFVIVGSSNAVNLTDGLDGLAIMPTIMVAAGLGIFAYLSGHVEFAKYLAIPFLPNSGELIVFCAALIGAGLGFLWFNTYPAMVFMGDVGALSLGAALGVLAVLVRQEIVLVIMGGVFVMETLSVIIQVASFKMTGKRVFRMAPLHHHFELKGWPEPRVIVRFWIVTFILVLIGLSTLKLR; encoded by the coding sequence ATGTTACTTTATTTAACCGAATATTTGATGACGCTCGATAGTGCGTTTCGGGTGTTTCAATATTTGACGATGCGGGCCATTTTGGGTGCGCTCACTGCGTTGATTATTTCGCTGGTGATCGGGCCGTTCATGATCAAAAAATTGACCAGAAGAAAAATCGGTCAATGTGTGCGCACGGATGGGCCTAAAACGCATTTCGACAAAGCCGGAACGCCGACGATGGGCGGTGCGTTGATACTGGTTGCGGTCGGCATTAGTACCTTGCTGTGGAGCAACCTCGACAACCGTTATGTCTGGGTGATTTTTATCGTTACGATGGGCTTCGGCATCATCGGTTTTGTCGACGATTATAAAAAAGTCATGCTGGGTAATAGCGACGGGTTGTCGGCGAGGGCCAAATATTTTTGGCAATCGCTAATCGGAATGAGTGCCGCCGTCTATTTGTTTGTCACGGCAAGCACACCGGCCGAGACTCAGTTCATCGTGCCGTTTTTCAAAGATGTCGGTATCGAAATGGGCTGGCTATATATTGTTATGACTTATTTTGTCATCGTCGGAAGCAGCAATGCGGTGAATTTGACCGATGGCTTGGACGGCTTGGCGATCATGCCGACTATCATGGTGGCGGCAGGCCTGGGGATATTCGCCTATTTGTCTGGCCATGTCGAGTTTGCGAAATATTTAGCTATACCGTTTTTGCCGAATTCGGGCGAATTGATCGTGTTTTGCGCAGCATTAATCGGCGCCGGGCTAGGTTTCTTGTGGTTCAACACCTATCCGGCCATGGTGTTCATGGGCGATGTCGGCGCACTGTCGCTGGGTGCGGCGCTGGGTGTCTTGGCGGTGCTGGTTAGACAGGAAATTGTTTTGGTGATTATGGGCGGCGTATTCGTGATGGAAACCCTGTCGGTGATTATACAAGTCGCATCATTCAAAATGACCGGTAAACGGGTGTTTCGCATGGCGCCGCTTCATCATCACTTTGAATTGAAAGGTTGGCCGGAGCCGCGCGTTATTGTCAGATTTTGGATCGTGACCTTTATTTTAGTGTTAATCGGTTTGTCGACTTTGAAGTTGAGATGA
- a CDS encoding UDP-N-acetylmuramoyl-tripeptide--D-alanyl-D-alanine ligase, with product MKLMLSEIADYVGGVLFGEDKVVTGVSIDTRTIETGNLYCAIKGERFDGNDFVGDAEQAGAVAAILSRKVEVTMPIVVVSDTRLALAELAGFWRNRQAAQVVGITGSNGKTTVKEMTAAILGIQGPVLYTQGNLNNDIGVPLTLMKMGAEHRYAVIEMGANHAGEIAYTSRYARPQVTIISNVGPAHLEGFGSVDGIARAKGEIIGSLGSDGTAVLNHDDTYFDYWQEQAGTRKVLSFGLKPGADIRAENIVTRIENGEFATAFEWIQGAVRYPMRLKLAGRHNVLNALAAGAAATALGFEPMTIKQGLEKVQPVTGRLQPLAGRQGNIVIDDTYNANSASLKAGLDVLIECGGEPWVVLGAFGELGPESAKIHREMGDAMKTIGVKRLFATGADARNTVQSFGEGGIFYETQDELTEALKREMNGHETLLVKGSRAQRMERVVGAIVENYRK from the coding sequence ATGAAGTTAATGTTGAGCGAAATCGCGGATTATGTCGGCGGAGTTCTGTTCGGCGAGGATAAGGTCGTCACGGGAGTCAGTATTGACACGCGTACCATCGAAACGGGCAATCTCTATTGCGCGATCAAAGGCGAGCGATTCGATGGCAATGATTTTGTCGGTGATGCCGAGCAGGCAGGAGCAGTCGCGGCGATCTTAAGTCGTAAGGTCGAGGTGACGATGCCGATTGTTGTAGTGTCCGATACTCGCCTGGCTCTGGCTGAATTGGCCGGTTTTTGGCGGAACAGGCAAGCTGCACAAGTGGTTGGCATTACCGGCAGCAACGGCAAAACCACGGTCAAAGAAATGACCGCTGCGATATTGGGGATTCAAGGCCCGGTTCTTTATACCCAAGGCAATCTGAACAACGACATCGGTGTGCCGTTGACCTTAATGAAGATGGGCGCCGAGCATCGCTATGCGGTGATCGAGATGGGCGCGAACCATGCCGGTGAAATTGCCTATACCAGTCGGTATGCCAGGCCGCAGGTGACGATTATTAGCAATGTCGGCCCCGCGCATTTAGAAGGTTTCGGCAGTGTCGACGGCATCGCTCGAGCGAAAGGCGAAATTATCGGCTCTCTCGGTTCGGACGGGACAGCGGTGTTGAATCATGACGATACCTATTTCGATTATTGGCAAGAGCAGGCAGGAACACGCAAGGTATTGTCGTTCGGGCTAAAACCAGGCGCCGATATTCGCGCCGAAAACATCGTAACGCGTATCGAAAACGGCGAATTTGCGACAGCTTTCGAATGGATTCAAGGTGCGGTGCGTTATCCGATGCGGCTCAAATTGGCCGGCCGGCATAATGTACTGAATGCCTTGGCCGCAGGTGCCGCCGCTACCGCATTGGGTTTTGAGCCGATGACGATCAAGCAAGGACTGGAAAAGGTCCAGCCGGTTACCGGGCGGTTACAGCCGCTGGCCGGGCGTCAGGGCAATATCGTGATCGATGATACCTACAACGCTAACTCGGCATCGCTGAAGGCGGGGCTCGATGTGTTGATCGAATGCGGCGGTGAGCCCTGGGTGGTTTTGGGCGCCTTTGGCGAACTGGGACCCGAAAGCGCGAAAATACACCGCGAAATGGGTGACGCCATGAAAACGATTGGCGTAAAAAGGCTGTTCGCGACCGGAGCCGACGCTCGGAATACCGTGCAGTCTTTTGGCGAAGGAGGCATTTTTTACGAAACGCAAGATGAATTAACAGAAGCTTTGAAGCGCGAAATGAACGGTCATGAAACCCTACTCGTGAAAGGGTCGAGAGCTCAGCGCATGGAACGTGTGGTCGGAGCCATCGTAGAGAATTACAGGAAATAG
- a CDS encoding UDP-N-acetylmuramoyl-L-alanyl-D-glutamate--2,6-diaminopimelate ligase, with amino-acid sequence MKLAELLLGHARTGADIIVRGLSLNSRDIKPGDVFIAVQGARQHGLAHVRQALELGASAVLYESRGANEWLGGGLSDVPFIAVEDLNMKLGAIASRFYGEPSGRLHVIGITGTNGKTSCSQFLAQALDRCGIIGTLGWGVSGHLHQTINTTPDALAIQCMLAKLFDDRLTAVAMEVSSHGLEQGRVNAIRFQGVVYTNISRDHLDYHGSMERYVQAKLRLLAMPGVKFAVINLDDAYSQQVLAAVPDGVIVWAGTLRGKTLPYGESVLGDSLRQTLSGIELNLSWRDRQKKVCIPLFGEFNAENALTVFATLLASGIDFDEAAIKIERLQAIPGRMERYGGGNEPWVFVDYAHTPDALEKVLKGLRKQCEKQLTVVFGCGGDRDEGKRSQMGRIAQKWADRVILTDDNPRGEAPEMIVEAIMEGCRSGGISVIHDRALAIQTAISEAGSGDCVLIAGKGHEEYQEVKGRKIPFSDRETVIKALRLVGQ; translated from the coding sequence ATGAAATTAGCAGAACTGCTCTTGGGCCATGCAAGGACCGGAGCGGATATCATCGTTCGAGGGTTATCTCTGAATAGCCGGGATATTAAACCGGGCGACGTGTTCATCGCCGTGCAAGGCGCTAGGCAGCATGGCTTGGCGCATGTTCGCCAAGCTCTCGAACTCGGGGCAAGTGCGGTGCTCTATGAGTCTCGTGGGGCGAACGAATGGTTAGGCGGCGGTCTGAGTGATGTGCCATTTATCGCGGTCGAAGATTTGAATATGAAGTTGGGAGCGATCGCAAGCCGATTCTATGGCGAGCCGTCCGGTCGATTGCATGTGATTGGCATAACCGGCACTAACGGAAAAACGTCGTGCAGCCAGTTTTTAGCTCAAGCCCTGGATCGATGCGGGATTATCGGTACCTTAGGCTGGGGAGTTTCGGGCCATTTACACCAAACGATCAATACGACCCCGGATGCATTGGCGATTCAATGCATGTTGGCGAAATTGTTCGACGACCGACTGACAGCGGTTGCGATGGAAGTTTCCTCGCATGGCTTAGAGCAGGGACGAGTGAACGCTATCCGTTTTCAAGGGGTTGTTTATACGAATATCAGTCGCGACCATTTGGACTATCACGGCTCGATGGAGCGGTATGTTCAAGCCAAATTAAGGTTGTTGGCAATGCCTGGTGTGAAATTTGCCGTGATCAATTTGGATGATGCCTACAGTCAGCAAGTGCTGGCAGCGGTTCCCGACGGTGTAATCGTATGGGCCGGCACTCTCCGAGGCAAAACCTTACCCTATGGCGAATCGGTTCTCGGCGATTCGCTTCGTCAGACATTATCAGGAATCGAGCTTAACTTGAGCTGGCGGGATCGACAAAAAAAAGTTTGTATCCCTTTATTTGGTGAATTCAACGCGGAAAATGCGTTAACGGTTTTTGCCACGTTATTGGCTTCCGGCATCGATTTTGATGAAGCGGCTATCAAAATCGAACGCTTACAAGCGATCCCAGGGCGCATGGAACGTTATGGTGGCGGCAATGAGCCATGGGTTTTTGTCGACTATGCCCATACGCCGGATGCTCTTGAAAAAGTATTGAAGGGACTTCGTAAGCAATGCGAAAAACAATTGACGGTCGTATTCGGCTGCGGCGGCGATCGGGATGAGGGCAAGCGGTCGCAAATGGGCCGTATTGCGCAAAAGTGGGCGGACCGGGTTATTTTGACCGATGACAACCCGCGCGGAGAAGCGCCGGAAATGATTGTCGAAGCCATTATGGAAGGCTGTCGGTCGGGCGGCATTTCCGTCATCCATGACAGGGCGCTGGCGATACAGACAGCGATTAGCGAGGCCGGCTCCGGTGATTGTGTGTTGATCGCGGGTAAAGGCCATGAAGAATATCAAGAAGTAAAAGGCCGAAAGATACCTTTTAGCGATAGAGAGACCGTAATAAAAGCACTGAGGTTAGTCGGGCAATGA